One window from the genome of Streptomyces sp. NBC_01476 encodes:
- a CDS encoding DUF742 domain-containing protein: MNPPGAKGCPDHTRKDVHSVSGDHHRRSSSPFVRPYAVTGGRTAARSDFALEALVSTTMRAWENGVRLFPEQRAICRLCMELKSVAEISALLNMPLGVTRVLVGDLAEGGFVNVQQPGHSGGRPDVTLLERVLTGLRGL; this comes from the coding sequence CTGAACCCACCCGGCGCCAAGGGCTGTCCGGATCACACGCGAAAGGATGTGCATTCCGTGAGTGGAGACCACCACAGGCGCAGTTCGTCGCCCTTTGTACGTCCGTACGCGGTCACCGGCGGACGTACCGCGGCCCGCTCCGACTTCGCGCTCGAAGCGCTGGTCAGCACGACCATGCGGGCCTGGGAGAACGGAGTGCGGCTCTTCCCCGAGCAGCGCGCGATCTGCCGCCTGTGCATGGAGCTGAAGTCGGTGGCCGAGATCTCCGCCCTGCTGAACATGCCGCTCGGTGTCACCCGCGTCTTAGTGGGGGACCTGGCCGAGGGCGGTTTCGTCAACGTCCAGCAGCCGGGCCACTCCGGCGGCCGGCCCGACGTCACCTTGCTGGAGAGGGTGCTCACCGGGCTGCGCGGCCTGTAG
- a CDS encoding roadblock/LC7 domain-containing protein gives MSDLSNAAQNLNWLIANFVKQVPGVAHAVVVSSDGVQLLASAALPKDRGDQLAAMASGLASLTQGAATLFEAGTVTQTVVDMLNGFLFLTSISDGSVLAVLAAPTCDMKVVGYEMTLLVERTGDVLTPAVRAELQNALAG, from the coding sequence GTGAGCGATCTGAGCAACGCAGCGCAGAATCTGAACTGGCTCATCGCCAACTTCGTGAAGCAGGTACCGGGAGTGGCTCACGCGGTGGTCGTCTCCTCCGACGGTGTCCAGCTCCTCGCCTCGGCCGCCCTGCCCAAGGACCGGGGCGACCAGCTCGCGGCGATGGCGTCGGGCCTGGCGAGCCTGACGCAGGGGGCGGCCACCTTGTTCGAAGCCGGGACGGTGACCCAGACCGTGGTGGACATGCTGAACGGGTTTCTCTTCCTGACATCGATCAGCGACGGTTCCGTCCTGGCGGTGCTCGCCGCGCCTACCTGCGATATGAAAGTCGTCGGTTACGAGATGACGTTGCTGGTCGAGCGGACCGGCGACGTACTCACCCCTGCCGTGCGCGCCGAGCTCCAGAACGCGCTCGCCGGCTGA
- a CDS encoding NAD-binding protein, with product MLSAVADRITHVGGHGAGYTAKLLVNLLWFGQAAATAEALLLGVRAGIDLGVLTETLADSPASSRFIRRDLPSLFAGDYLASFGLDHIHDQLSAVGAMADDLGTPHSVADAVRLLHHQALSRFGPADGELLAVALLEEQAGITLRT from the coding sequence CTGCTGTCGGCCGTCGCCGACCGGATCACCCACGTCGGAGGGCACGGCGCGGGCTACACCGCCAAACTGCTGGTCAATCTCCTCTGGTTCGGCCAGGCCGCGGCCACCGCGGAGGCGCTGCTGCTCGGCGTCAGGGCCGGTATCGATCTCGGGGTCCTCACCGAGACCCTGGCCGACAGTCCCGCGTCGAGCCGGTTCATCCGCCGTGACCTCCCCTCGCTGTTCGCCGGTGACTATCTCGCCTCCTTCGGCCTCGACCACATCCACGACCAGCTCAGCGCGGTCGGCGCGATGGCCGACGACCTCGGCACCCCGCACTCCGTGGCCGACGCGGTCCGTCTCCTGCACCACCAGGCCCTGTCCCGCTTCGGCCCGGCCGACGGCGAACTCCTGGCCGTGGCCCTCCTTGAGGAGCAGGCAGGCATCACCCTGCGCACCTGA
- a CDS encoding VOC family protein: MSNITAVVARVFVEDLEAAIPLYQELAGVKQADRFAFRDVRLARVGPFLLLSGNTAAYRDRVATVVVRELAPVLAALERAGGRIIDGPCPGPNGNRLIAGHPDGSVFEYIESASG, from the coding sequence ATGTCCAACATCACCGCAGTCGTCGCCCGCGTCTTCGTGGAAGATCTCGAAGCCGCGATCCCCCTGTACCAGGAGCTGGCCGGGGTGAAGCAGGCCGACCGCTTCGCGTTCCGCGATGTGCGCCTCGCCAGGGTCGGACCGTTCCTCCTGCTCAGCGGCAACACCGCGGCGTATCGGGACAGAGTCGCGACCGTTGTCGTCCGGGAACTCGCTCCCGTCCTCGCCGCCCTCGAACGTGCCGGCGGCCGGATCATCGACGGCCCCTGCCCGGGGCCCAACGGGAACCGCCTGATCGCCGGCCATCCCGACGGCTCCGTCTTCGAGTACATCGAGTCGGCGTCGGGCTGA
- a CDS encoding beta-1,3-glucanase family protein: MVSRRTFIAAAATAGLTAAGTSPLWSPALTSRASAATASLPISLQNNSGSGTVYAYISGSDSSGWPGFVRTDGHFQRLPSPSSVLTPTADYAIPLGASGSAPTTFTLQDYVIGGRVWFSVGKKIQFFVNPPGGSGGVPGLVQPGFTSSDPNWLTNWTFCEFTYNSANLYANISYVDMVALPVSMASTGSAGAQSVSPLPNGALGSIASGLRAQHTADGAPWDQLVATDSSGAALRILAPAHSPTDFGSYWNSYLDQVWSYYQTHTLTVDGQGSIGSYSGTVSGGVLTFAGLNTNGVPFTKPSAVDIFGCASGPLYNSGGDARGAVAARLAAALNRSSLLVSGGSSQPNGVTPSQYYQGATTNHYARLVHQYATIGYAFPYDDVGPTGAAPVDGHLQDGAPTSWTISLGAGAGTGTGTTPPPGGGGTGAYGTIQAEAFSAQSGSQTESCTDSGGGQDVGYLSNGDWLKYSGVDFGPASPGQFVARLASGAASGVSGAIQVRLDSTSGPKIAEIDFGNNGGWQNWQSVPANITASATGVHDLYLVFAGSTSDFVNVNWFTFTH, translated from the coding sequence ATGGTTTCCAGACGTACCTTCATCGCCGCGGCCGCCACCGCCGGCCTGACCGCCGCGGGCACCTCGCCGCTGTGGTCCCCCGCCCTCACCTCCCGGGCGTCGGCCGCGACCGCCTCACTCCCCATCTCCCTGCAGAACAACTCCGGCAGCGGCACGGTCTACGCGTACATCAGCGGCTCCGACAGCTCCGGCTGGCCCGGATTCGTCCGCACCGACGGGCACTTCCAGCGGCTGCCCAGCCCCTCGTCGGTCCTCACCCCGACCGCCGACTACGCGATCCCGCTCGGCGCCTCCGGCTCCGCGCCCACCACCTTCACCCTCCAGGACTACGTCATCGGCGGGCGGGTCTGGTTCTCCGTCGGCAAGAAGATCCAGTTCTTCGTGAACCCGCCCGGCGGCAGCGGCGGCGTACCGGGCCTGGTCCAGCCCGGGTTCACCAGTTCCGACCCCAACTGGCTGACCAACTGGACCTTCTGCGAGTTCACGTACAACAGCGCCAACCTGTACGCGAACATCAGCTACGTCGACATGGTCGCCCTGCCGGTGTCCATGGCCTCCACCGGCAGCGCCGGCGCGCAGTCGGTGAGCCCGCTGCCGAACGGGGCACTCGGCTCCATCGCCTCGGGCCTCAGGGCGCAGCACACCGCCGACGGCGCCCCCTGGGACCAGCTGGTGGCCACCGACTCCTCAGGGGCCGCACTGCGGATCCTGGCGCCCGCCCACTCGCCGACCGACTTCGGCTCCTACTGGAACTCCTACCTGGACCAGGTCTGGAGCTACTACCAGACCCACACGCTGACGGTCGACGGGCAGGGCAGTATCGGTTCCTACTCCGGCACGGTCTCCGGCGGCGTGCTGACCTTCGCCGGCCTCAACACCAACGGCGTCCCGTTCACCAAGCCCAGCGCGGTCGACATCTTCGGCTGCGCGAGCGGACCGCTCTACAACTCCGGCGGTGACGCGCGCGGAGCGGTCGCGGCACGGCTGGCCGCCGCGCTCAACCGCAGCTCGCTCCTGGTCAGCGGCGGCTCCTCCCAGCCGAACGGCGTCACACCCTCGCAGTACTACCAGGGCGCGACGACCAACCACTACGCCCGGCTCGTCCACCAGTACGCCACCATCGGATACGCCTTCCCGTACGACGACGTCGGCCCCACCGGCGCCGCCCCCGTGGACGGACACCTCCAGGACGGCGCCCCGACCTCGTGGACCATCTCGCTGGGCGCGGGGGCCGGTACGGGCACCGGCACCACGCCACCGCCCGGCGGTGGCGGGACCGGCGCCTACGGCACCATCCAGGCCGAGGCGTTCAGCGCGCAGAGCGGCAGCCAGACGGAGAGCTGCACGGACTCCGGGGGCGGCCAGGACGTGGGCTACCTCTCCAACGGCGACTGGCTGAAGTACAGCGGAGTCGACTTCGGGCCGGCCTCGCCCGGGCAGTTCGTCGCCCGCCTGGCCTCGGGCGCCGCGAGCGGTGTCAGCGGGGCGATCCAGGTGCGCCTGGACAGCACCTCGGGTCCGAAGATCGCCGAGATCGACTTCGGGAACAACGGCGGCTGGCAGAACTGGCAGAGCGTGCCCGCCAACATCACCGCGTCGGCCACCGGAGTGCACGACCTCTACCTGGTCTTCGCCGGCAGCACCTCCGACTTCGTCAACGTCAACTGGTTCACCTTCACGCACTGA